In the genome of Meles meles chromosome 4, mMelMel3.1 paternal haplotype, whole genome shotgun sequence, one region contains:
- the EAF1 gene encoding ELL-associated factor 1: MAPPPPLPPRSQRSLPDAGSPAALLPRRPPQTRRRQEDLLPAPSGRRLGSQCAADRSPGSVFPPDVGAGSSGRGRARRVPVRARGSCGAMNGTVNPLLDREEHCLRLGESFEKRPRASFHTIRYDFKPASIDTSCEGELQVGKGDEVTITLPHIPGSTPPMTVFKGNKRPYQKDCVLIINHDTGEYVLEKLSSSIQVKKTRAEGSSKIQARMEQQPTRPPQPPQPPPPPPPMPFRAPTKPPVGPKTSPLKDNPSPEPQLDDIKRELRAEVDIIEQMSSSSGSSSSDSESSSGSDDDSSSSGGEDNGPASPLQPAHQQPYNIRPAVANGTSRPQGSSQLMNTLRNDLQLSESGSDSDD, from the exons ATGGCACCGCCCCCGCCACTTCCGCCACGAAGCCAGAGGTCCCTCCCCGACGCCGGAAGTCCCGCGGCCCTGCTTCCGCGCCGTCCTCCCCAAACCCGGCGCCGACAGGAGGATCTGCTTCCGGCCCCGAGTGGGCGCCGGCTGGGCTCGCAGTGCGCAGCGGATCGCAGTCCGGGTAGCGTCTTTCCCCCAGACGTTGGCGCGGGAAGCTCTGGCCGCGGCCGCGCCAGAAGAGTGCCGGTCCGGGCGCGAGGTTCGTGCGGGGCCATGAACGGGACCGTGAACCCGCTGCTGGATCGCGAGGAGCACTGCTTGCGACTCGGAGAGAGCTTCGAGAAGCGGCCGCGGGCCTCTTTCCACACCATTCGCT ATGACTTTAAACCAGCATCTATAGATACTTCTTGTGAAGGAGAGCTTCAGGTTGGCAAAGGGGATGAAGTCACAATTACACTGCCACATATCCCT GGATCTACACCACCAATGACTGTGTTCAAGGGGAACAAACGGCCTTATCAGAAAGACTGCGTGCTTATCATTAATCATGACACTGGTGAATATGTGCTGGAGAAACTCAGTAGTAGCATTCAGGTCAAGAAGACAAG AGCCGAGGGGAGCAGTAAAATCCAGGCTCGCATGGAACAGCAGCCCACTCGGCCCCCGCAGCCCCCACAGCCACCACCGCCGCCACCGCCTATGCCATTCAGAGCTCCGACAAAGCCTCCGGTTGGACCCAAGACTTCACCCTTGAAAGATAACCCCTCTCCTGAACCCCAGCTGGATGACATCAAAAGAG AGCTGAGGGCCGAAGTTGACATTATTGAGCAGATGAGCAGCAGCAGCGGGAGCAGTTCCTCAGACTCGGAGAGCTCGTCAGGAAGTGATGACGACAGCTCCAGCAGTGGGGGTGAGGACAATGGCCCGGCATCCCCCCTGCAGCCTGCACACCAGCAGCCCTACAACATCAGGCCGGCCGTCGCCAATGGAACCAGCCGGCCACAAGGCAGCAGCCAACTCATGAACACACTCA